A stretch of the Papaver somniferum cultivar HN1 chromosome 6, ASM357369v1, whole genome shotgun sequence genome encodes the following:
- the LOC113288005 gene encoding pyrophosphate--fructose 6-phosphate 1-phosphotransferase subunit beta-like: protein MATSNGGTDVKSSRTFKLASFYSEVQTSRLNHALPFPSVLRKPFNVDDGPKSSAAGNPDEIAKLFPNLFGQPSASLVPNETGLSGSDQKLKIGVVLSGGQAPGGHNVISGIFDYLQDRVPGSTLYGFKGGPAGIMKGKYVELTSEFVYPYRNQGGFDMICSGRDKIETPDQFKQAQETSKKLDLDGLVVIGGDDSNTNACLLAENFRGSNMKTRVIGCPKTIDGDLKSKEVPTSFGFDTACKIYAEMIGNVMTDARSTGKYYHFVRLMGRAASHITLECALQTHPNVTIIGEEVAAKKQTLKNVTDYITDIICKRAELGYNYGVILIPEGLIDFIPEVQQLIAELNEILAHDVVDEAGAWKNKLRDQSHQLFDFLPEAIQEQLMLERDPHGNVQVAKIETEKMLIQMVEIELEKRKQAGAYKGQFKGQSHFFGYEGRCGLPTNFDSTYCYALGYAAGALLHAGKTGLISSVGNLSAPVEEWTVGGTALTALMDVERRHGKFKPVIKKAMVELEGAPFLKFASMRDEWAIKNRYINPGPIQFHGPASNALNHTLLLELGAQA, encoded by the exons ATGGCTACCTCTAATGGCGGCACCGATGTTAAATCATCACGTACTTTCAAACTCGCTTCTTTCTATAGTGAAGTTCAAACGAGTCGACTCAATCATGCTCTTCCTTTTCCTTCTGTTCTTCGTAAACCATTCAATGTTGATGACGGTCCTAAAAGTTCTGCTGCTGGAAATCCag ATGAGATCGCGAAGCTTTTCCCGAATTTGTTTGGACAACCATCAGCATCATTAGTACCTAATGAAACAGGATTATCCGGATCAGATCAGAAATTGAAAATCGGTGTTGTCTTGTCTGGTGGACAAGCACCTGGTGGACATAATGTTATTTCTGGGATTTTTG ATTATTTGCAGGATAGAGTGCCAGGAAGTACACTATATGGATTCAAAGGAGGACCTGCTGGGATCATGAAAGGGAAATATGTCGAATTGACATCTGAATTTGTGTACCCTTACAGAAATCAA GGTGGATTTGATATGATCTGCAGTGGAAGAGACAAGATTGAAACTCCAGACCAG TTTAAGCAAGCTCAAGAGACATCAAAGAAGCTTGATTTAGACGGGCTTGTGGTTATTGGTGGGGATGACTCAAACACAAATGCTTGCCTCCTTGCTGAAAACTTCAG GGGAAGTAATATGAAAACCCGGGTGATTGGTTGTCCAAAGACTATTGATGGTGATCTAAAGTCAAAGGAAGTGCCCACGAGTTTTGGATTTGATACAGCGTGCAAG ATTTACGCAGAGATGATCGGCAATGTTATGACTGATGCTCGCTCTACTGGAAAATACTATCACT TTGTAAGGCTAATGGGGCGTGCTGCTTCTCACATTACCTTGGAGTGTGCTTTGCAGACTCACCCCAATGTTACTATCATTGGAGAAGAG GTTGCTGCCAAAAAACAAACATTGAAAAATGTAACAGACTACATTACTGATATCATCTGCAAACGTGCAGAACTTGGTTACAATTACGGAGTTATACTTATCCCCGAAGGTCTCATTGATTTCATTCCTGAG GTGCAACAGCTTATTGCTGAGCTGAATGAAATCCTAGCTCATGATGTTGTGGATGAAGCCGGGGCATGGAAAAACAAACTCCGAGATCAGTCTCATCAGCTCTTTGATTTCTTACCTGAAGCAATTCAAGAGCAGTTGATGCTTGAAAGAGATCCACACGGAAATGTTCAG GTTGCCAAAATAGAAACAGAAAAAATGCTCATTCAAATGGTTGAAATTGAGTTGGAGAAACGAAAGCAGGCTGGTGCATACAAAGGACAGTTCAAAGGGCAGTCCCACTTTTTCGG CTATGAGGGGAGATGTGGTTTACCTACTAATTTCGATTCTACTTACTGCTATGCATTGGGTTATGCTGCTGGTGCCCTGCTCCATGCTGGAAAGACTGGGCTCATATCTTCG GTTGGAAACTTGAGTGCTCCTGTTGAAGAGTGGACTGTTGGTGGGACTGCATTGACTGCACTTATGGACGTGGAGAGGAGACACG GTAAATTTAAGCCTGTAATCAAGAAGGCAATGGTGGAGCTTGAAG GTGCACCCTTCTTAAAATTTGCATCCATGAGGGATGAATGGGCCATTAAGAATCGATACATCAACCCAG GTCCGATTCAATTCCATGGTCCGGCATCCAATGCCCTGAACCACACACTACTTTTGGAGCTTGGTGCCCAAGCCTAA